The following are encoded in a window of Halosolutus halophilus genomic DNA:
- the glyA gene encoding serine hydroxymethyltransferase, with the protein MPSPLKEVDPAVADAVERERERQESTLGMIASENHVSEAVLAAQGTVLTNKYAEGYPGARYYGGCEYVDEVERLAIERAKGLWGADHVNVQPHSGTQANMGVYFAALEPGDTILSLDLTHGGHLSHGHHVNFSGQLYEVDQYEVDPETGYIDYDALAEQAHEVDPDVIVSGSSAYPREFDWERIGDIAAEVDAHHLADIAHITGLVAAGVHSSPIGHAAFVTGSTHKTIRSGRGGIIMCDEEYADDVDSAVFPGSQGGPLMHNIAGKAVGFEEASTPAFEEYAERTVTNATALADVLQDRGVSLVSGGTDKHLVLVDLRESHPDLTGADAEAALSAVGIVVNKNTVPGETRSPFVTSGIRIGTPALTTRGFGAEGIETVAHLIADVLEAPEDDATLERVSGTVDDLCESFPVYE; encoded by the coding sequence ATGCCATCCCCACTCAAAGAAGTCGATCCGGCGGTCGCCGACGCCGTCGAGCGGGAACGCGAGCGACAGGAGTCGACGCTCGGAATGATCGCGTCGGAGAACCACGTTTCCGAGGCCGTTCTGGCGGCCCAGGGAACGGTACTGACCAACAAGTACGCCGAAGGCTATCCCGGGGCGCGCTACTACGGCGGTTGCGAATACGTCGACGAAGTCGAGCGGCTGGCCATCGAACGGGCGAAGGGGCTGTGGGGAGCCGATCACGTCAACGTCCAGCCTCACTCGGGGACCCAGGCGAACATGGGCGTCTACTTCGCCGCCCTCGAGCCGGGCGACACGATCCTCTCACTGGACCTGACACACGGCGGCCACCTCAGCCACGGCCACCACGTCAACTTCTCCGGTCAGTTGTACGAGGTCGACCAGTACGAGGTCGACCCCGAGACCGGGTACATCGACTACGACGCGCTCGCCGAACAGGCCCACGAGGTCGACCCCGACGTGATCGTCAGCGGCTCCTCGGCGTATCCCCGCGAGTTCGACTGGGAGCGCATCGGCGACATCGCCGCCGAGGTCGACGCACACCACCTCGCTGACATCGCCCACATCACGGGCCTCGTCGCGGCGGGCGTCCACTCGAGTCCGATCGGGCACGCGGCGTTCGTCACCGGGAGCACGCACAAGACCATTCGGTCCGGTCGCGGCGGCATCATCATGTGCGACGAGGAGTACGCGGACGACGTCGACAGCGCGGTCTTCCCGGGCAGCCAGGGCGGTCCGCTCATGCACAACATCGCCGGCAAGGCCGTCGGCTTCGAGGAGGCGTCGACGCCGGCGTTCGAGGAGTACGCCGAGCGAACCGTCACGAACGCGACGGCGCTCGCGGACGTCCTCCAGGATCGAGGGGTTTCGCTGGTCTCCGGCGGCACCGACAAACACCTCGTGCTCGTCGACCTCCGCGAGTCTCACCCCGACCTCACCGGGGCGGACGCCGAGGCTGCACTGTCGGCCGTCGGCATCGTCGTCAACAAGAACACGGTCCCGGGCGAGACGCGATCGCCGTTCGTCACCAGCGGGATCCGGATCGGCACGCCCGCACTGACGACGCGCGGGTTCGGTGCCGAGGGGATCGAAACGGTCGCCCACCTCATCGCCGACGTCCTCGAGGCTCCCGAAGACGACGCGACGCTCGAACGGGTTTCCGGGACGGTCGACGACCTCTGCGAGTCGTTCCCCGTCTACGAGTAG
- the samp2 gene encoding ubiquitin-like small modifier protein SAMP2 — MHVTVDVKGEDTHEFDLDAVGTDGDRGPTYADLLREVDLSPHEVSVLVDGRPVPEDQPVEHDHVTVLRLIKGG; from the coding sequence ATGCACGTCACCGTCGACGTCAAGGGCGAGGACACCCACGAGTTCGATCTCGACGCGGTGGGGACCGACGGCGATCGCGGGCCGACCTACGCCGATCTGCTCCGCGAAGTCGACCTCAGCCCCCACGAGGTGAGCGTCCTCGTCGACGGCCGCCCCGTCCCCGAGGATCAGCCGGTCGAACACGACCACGTGACGGTGTTGCGGCTGATCAAAGGCGGGTGA
- the solA gene encoding N-methyl-L-tryptophan oxidase has protein sequence MPTTAERYDVIVIGVGGMGSATTFHLAGRGYDVLGLERYDVPHTMGSSHGITRIIRRAYYEHPSYIPLIERAYELWDDLADETGRPVIHRTGSIDAGPEDNVVFEGSLRSCREYDIPHEVLTSEEVSERFPGYRLPDRHRALYQPDGGFVVPEQSIIGHVEAAQAAGAEVRARERVRDWEPTSDDGVRVETDRGTYEAENLVLAAGAWNYKFTDALEGLAVPERQVLGWFQPERPSAFEPENFPVWNLKVPEGRFYGLPIYDVPGFKIGKYHHRDEQVDPDDYATEPEPEDERLLREVTANYFPEANGPTMRLATCMFTNSPDEHFILDTLPDHPQVAVGAGFSGHGFKFASVIGEILADFAVDGDTDHPIDMFRLDRFDEEE, from the coding sequence ATGCCGACGACAGCAGAGCGGTACGACGTCATCGTCATCGGCGTCGGCGGGATGGGCAGCGCGACGACGTTTCACCTCGCCGGGCGCGGATACGACGTGCTGGGACTCGAGCGATACGACGTTCCCCACACGATGGGATCGTCGCACGGAATCACGCGGATCATCCGACGGGCCTACTACGAGCACCCGTCGTACATCCCCCTCATCGAGCGGGCGTACGAACTCTGGGACGACCTCGCGGACGAGACCGGCCGACCGGTGATCCACCGAACCGGCTCGATCGACGCTGGTCCCGAGGACAACGTCGTCTTCGAGGGCTCGCTGCGCTCGTGCCGGGAGTACGACATCCCTCACGAGGTCCTCACGAGCGAGGAGGTCAGCGAGCGGTTCCCCGGCTACCGACTCCCGGACAGACACCGGGCGCTGTACCAGCCCGACGGCGGGTTCGTCGTCCCCGAACAGTCGATCATCGGCCACGTCGAGGCGGCACAGGCTGCCGGTGCCGAGGTACGCGCCCGCGAACGGGTACGCGACTGGGAGCCGACCTCGGACGACGGCGTCCGCGTCGAGACCGATCGCGGCACGTACGAGGCCGAGAACCTGGTGCTCGCCGCCGGCGCGTGGAACTACAAGTTCACCGACGCGCTTGAGGGGCTCGCGGTCCCCGAACGACAGGTGCTGGGCTGGTTCCAGCCCGAGCGGCCGTCGGCGTTCGAACCCGAGAACTTCCCCGTCTGGAACCTGAAGGTGCCCGAGGGACGGTTCTACGGACTCCCGATCTACGACGTGCCCGGGTTCAAGATCGGCAAGTACCACCACCGCGACGAGCAGGTCGATCCCGACGACTACGCCACCGAGCCCGAACCCGAAGACGAACGGCTACTCCGCGAGGTCACGGCGAACTACTTCCCCGAGGCGAACGGTCCGACGATGCGGCTGGCGACCTGCATGTTCACGAACTCTCCCGACGAGCACTTCATCCTCGATACGCTCCCCGACCACCCGCAGGTGGCCGTCGGCGCGGGTTTCTCGGGTCACGGCTTCAAGTTCGCCAGCGTCATCGGCGAGATTCTCGCCGATTTCGCCGTCGACGGCGACACCGACCACCCGATCGACATGTTCCGACTCGATCGGTTCGACGAGGAGGAGTAA
- a CDS encoding helix-turn-helix domain-containing protein — translation MSLIAIVDIAHPDLALTPTIRERPDASIEVIPHSTTDPETGLFFFLVEGTDETFDDALDRDHTVANWTLVDDLGSTRIYRLQHTDETKLISPTTTELGGLMLKAESNDRGWTVRLHLPDRDAIATLWEFCEETDISFELHRMFRQNEWSNGLTPKLTDEQQAALVSAYEDGYFEEPRETSLEELADQLDISPTAVGGRIRRGTGKLVEMTLLED, via the coding sequence ATGAGCCTGATCGCGATCGTTGACATCGCGCATCCGGATCTCGCGCTGACGCCGACGATTCGCGAGCGTCCGGACGCGTCCATCGAGGTCATCCCACACTCGACGACGGATCCGGAGACGGGCCTGTTCTTTTTCCTCGTCGAAGGGACGGACGAGACGTTCGACGATGCGCTCGACCGGGATCACACGGTCGCGAACTGGACGCTCGTCGACGATCTCGGTTCGACGCGCATCTACCGGTTACAACACACCGACGAGACGAAACTCATCTCGCCGACGACGACCGAACTCGGGGGATTGATGCTGAAAGCGGAGAGCAACGATCGCGGCTGGACCGTTCGTCTCCACCTCCCCGATCGGGACGCGATCGCCACGCTGTGGGAGTTCTGCGAGGAGACGGACATCTCCTTCGAACTGCACCGAATGTTCCGCCAGAACGAGTGGTCGAACGGACTGACGCCGAAACTGACCGACGAACAACAGGCCGCGCTGGTGAGTGCCTACGAGGACGGGTACTTCGAGGAGCCTCGCGAAACCTCGCTCGAGGAACTCGCCGACCAGCTCGATATCTCGCCGACGGCCGTCGGCGGTCGCATCCGTCGCGGCACGGGCAAACTCGTCGAAATGACGCTGCTGGAGGACTAG
- a CDS encoding aromatic ring-hydroxylating oxygenase subunit alpha has product MTRWNNGLDEVERVSPDITDETNALPARYFTDPDVHEMEKDAVFGQYWVYAGHANCIPDSGDYFTRTIGDREIIVLRNHDGEVQAFYNVCAHRGSAIVEETPMTDPGNARRIQCPYHLWTYDLDGDLASTPRSFEEAPLNPDLEDEDVPELDAEENSLMEVHSDRIGPFVFVNFADDPMPLAEQAGRLETELESLPLEEYQLARRIVSEVECNWKVFGGNYSECDHCQANHQDWVENLELLESELEVDDYHWVLHYKHKEDVDDEMRIHDEHEAQFHYFWPNFAVNMYGTADGYGTYIIDPIDEGRFQLVADYYFRESELTEEEEQFVRTSRQLQEEDFELVERQQRGLQSGAIAQAQLGPNEHTVHRLHLLAQEAYETYDA; this is encoded by the coding sequence ATGACCAGATGGAACAACGGTCTCGACGAGGTAGAGCGAGTGAGCCCCGACATCACCGACGAGACGAACGCCCTCCCGGCGCGGTACTTTACCGATCCGGACGTCCACGAGATGGAGAAAGACGCGGTGTTCGGCCAGTACTGGGTGTACGCCGGCCACGCGAACTGCATCCCGGACTCCGGGGATTACTTCACTCGGACGATCGGCGATCGGGAGATCATCGTCCTCCGGAACCACGACGGCGAGGTTCAGGCGTTCTACAACGTCTGCGCACACCGGGGGTCCGCGATCGTCGAGGAAACGCCGATGACCGATCCGGGCAACGCGCGACGGATCCAGTGTCCGTACCACCTCTGGACGTACGACCTGGACGGCGACCTCGCGAGCACGCCCCGGAGTTTCGAGGAGGCACCGTTGAATCCGGACCTCGAAGACGAGGACGTCCCCGAGCTGGACGCCGAAGAGAACTCCCTCATGGAGGTCCACAGCGATCGCATCGGGCCGTTCGTCTTCGTCAACTTCGCCGACGATCCGATGCCCCTCGCGGAACAGGCCGGACGGCTCGAGACCGAGCTCGAGTCGCTCCCGCTCGAGGAGTACCAGCTCGCCCGGCGAATCGTCTCGGAAGTCGAGTGCAACTGGAAGGTCTTCGGCGGCAACTACTCGGAGTGCGATCACTGCCAGGCCAACCACCAGGACTGGGTCGAAAACCTCGAACTGCTCGAGTCCGAACTCGAGGTCGACGATTATCACTGGGTCCTCCACTACAAGCACAAGGAAGACGTCGACGACGAGATGCGCATCCACGACGAGCACGAAGCCCAGTTCCACTACTTCTGGCCGAACTTCGCGGTCAACATGTACGGGACCGCCGACGGGTACGGCACCTACATCATCGATCCGATCGACGAGGGGCGGTTCCAGCTCGTCGCGGACTACTACTTCAGAGAGTCCGAACTCACCGAGGAGGAAGAGCAGTTCGTTCGGACGAGCAGACAGCTCCAGGAGGAGGACTTCGAACTGGTCGAGCGCCAGCAGCGGGGGCTACAATCCGGCGCGATCGCCCAGGCCCAGCTCGGCCCGAACGAACACACGGTGCACAGACTCCACCTACTCGCACAGGAGGCCTACGAAACGTACGATGCGTAA
- a CDS encoding GNAT family N-acetyltransferase, which yields MYVRTATLDDVLEIRRILDAAMLEPGDVESRTAAGDVLVAGDRRGGTDGNDRDDAERILGTLVLEPLDRGSHVAAIGVRRRHRGRGIGRALIERALEREGRLTARFDDGVRPFYETLGFAIEPIDDERHRGVAETSERV from the coding sequence ATGTACGTCCGCACCGCAACCCTCGACGACGTCCTCGAGATCCGGCGCATCCTCGACGCGGCGATGCTCGAACCCGGCGACGTCGAGTCCCGAACCGCAGCGGGAGACGTTCTCGTCGCCGGCGATCGACGCGGCGGCACGGACGGGAACGACCGCGACGACGCCGAACGGATCCTGGGCACGCTCGTCCTCGAACCCCTCGATCGGGGCAGCCACGTCGCCGCGATCGGCGTTCGCCGTCGCCACCGGGGTCGCGGGATCGGTCGCGCGCTGATCGAGCGCGCGCTCGAACGCGAGGGCCGACTGACGGCGCGGTTCGACGACGGCGTCCGACCGTTCTACGAGACGCTCGGGTTCGCGATCGAACCGATCGACGACGAGCGCCACCGGGGAGTCGCGGAGACGAGCGAACGGGTGTAG
- a CDS encoding nuclear transport factor 2 family protein, producing the protein MTTTESVLEHHLEAFGNQDLEAVMEDYTDESTVVTNMGTFRGLEEIEGLFTNLFDEFDDPDASITMEEELVEGEFAYIIWTAETPENDYEFATDTFHIPDETITFQTFAGKISPKE; encoded by the coding sequence ATGACAACGACCGAATCCGTACTAGAGCACCACCTCGAGGCCTTCGGAAACCAGGATCTCGAGGCGGTCATGGAGGATTACACCGACGAATCGACCGTCGTCACCAACATGGGAACGTTTCGCGGACTCGAGGAGATCGAGGGACTGTTCACGAACCTCTTCGACGAGTTCGACGATCCGGACGCGTCGATCACTATGGAGGAAGAACTCGTCGAAGGCGAGTTCGCCTACATCATCTGGACCGCCGAGACGCCGGAGAACGACTACGAGTTCGCGACGGACACCTTCCACATCCCGGACGAGACGATCACCTTCCAGACGTTTGCGGGGAAGATCAGTCCGAAGGAGTGA
- a CDS encoding BCCT family transporter, with protein sequence MDDSATRSTASQFFDELDTVVFGIGFVVAAVAVLGFVLRPDTAYGYMDSVNNFLWTALGWWYLIAMFALVAFVAFLIFGPWGNIKLGGDDEEPEFTFLAYFAMLYSAGIAAGIVFWGPAEAIFHYDAVSPFVGAESQTPEAAVGAIQYTFFHWGISAWTAYVVMALPIAYYAYRHDAPLRISTVLAPWVGIENLDGPVAKFVDVLAVFATIGGVATTLGLVGNQFLVGVEWMTGASVGDAGTVLVITGLTVAFTVSVALGVRKGIRRLSYFNMALFAVMTVATFLLGPTTYIMSIGTEALGAYLNQFITMSFYTGAGEATGGGVAGWVGGWTVFYWAWWFSWTPFVGLFIARISRGRTVRQVAVTGVVASTGVTIPWFATMGGTAIFMQETGQADILTVISELGEAGSGYPLFEALPLGGLLTVLFLVLVTTFLVTSADSSTLALGMLTTGGVERPSTVNRVIWGFLIGALASLLMVTGGVDALQAAAIITGGPFSVIALIAVASMGLSFGTERPLFLRDEDGVEVPGSGDVIGGAQDDD encoded by the coding sequence ATGGATGATTCAGCCACACGCAGTACGGCAAGCCAGTTCTTCGACGAACTCGACACCGTCGTCTTCGGGATCGGGTTCGTCGTCGCGGCCGTCGCGGTACTCGGGTTCGTTCTCAGACCGGATACCGCGTACGGCTACATGGACAGTGTGAACAATTTCCTGTGGACGGCGCTCGGGTGGTGGTACCTGATCGCGATGTTCGCCCTCGTCGCGTTCGTCGCGTTCCTGATATTCGGGCCCTGGGGGAACATCAAACTCGGGGGCGACGACGAGGAACCCGAGTTTACGTTCCTCGCGTACTTCGCGATGCTGTATTCGGCGGGGATCGCCGCCGGGATCGTGTTCTGGGGGCCGGCCGAAGCGATCTTCCACTACGACGCCGTCTCGCCGTTCGTCGGTGCGGAGTCGCAGACGCCGGAGGCCGCCGTCGGTGCGATCCAGTACACGTTCTTCCACTGGGGCATCTCCGCATGGACCGCCTACGTGGTCATGGCCCTGCCGATCGCGTACTACGCCTACCGCCACGACGCGCCGTTGCGGATCTCGACGGTGCTCGCCCCCTGGGTCGGGATCGAGAACTTGGACGGACCGGTCGCGAAGTTCGTGGACGTGCTCGCAGTGTTCGCGACGATCGGCGGCGTCGCGACGACGCTCGGGCTGGTGGGGAACCAGTTCCTCGTCGGCGTCGAGTGGATGACCGGCGCGAGCGTCGGCGACGCCGGTACCGTGCTGGTGATCACCGGACTCACCGTCGCGTTCACCGTCTCGGTCGCACTCGGCGTGCGAAAGGGGATCCGTCGGCTCTCGTACTTCAACATGGCGCTGTTCGCCGTGATGACCGTCGCGACGTTCCTCCTCGGCCCCACGACGTACATCATGTCGATCGGGACCGAAGCGCTCGGCGCCTACCTCAACCAGTTCATCACGATGAGCTTCTACACCGGTGCCGGGGAGGCAACGGGGGGCGGCGTCGCCGGATGGGTCGGCGGTTGGACGGTCTTCTACTGGGCGTGGTGGTTCTCCTGGACGCCGTTCGTCGGGCTGTTCATCGCCCGCATCTCGCGCGGCCGCACGGTCAGACAGGTCGCGGTCACGGGCGTGGTCGCGTCCACTGGCGTGACCATCCCGTGGTTCGCCACGATGGGCGGGACGGCGATCTTCATGCAGGAGACCGGCCAGGCCGACATCCTCACCGTCATCAGCGAACTGGGCGAGGCCGGGTCCGGCTACCCGCTGTTCGAAGCGCTGCCGCTCGGCGGACTGCTGACGGTGCTGTTCCTCGTGCTCGTGACGACCTTCCTCGTCACGTCGGCCGATTCCTCGACGCTGGCACTCGGGATGCTCACCACCGGCGGTGTCGAACGGCCCTCGACCGTCAACCGGGTCATCTGGGGATTCCTCATCGGCGCGCTCGCGTCGCTACTGATGGTCACCGGCGGCGTCGACGCGCTGCAGGCGGCCGCGATTATCACCGGCGGACCGTTCTCGGTTATCGCCCTGATCGCCGTCGCCTCGATGGGGCTCTCGTTCGGGACCGAACGCCCGCTGTTCCTCCGGGACGAGGACGGCGTCGAGGTGCCCGGTTCGGGCGACGTCATCGGCGGCGCACAGGACGACGACTGA
- a CDS encoding GcvT family protein encodes MSTGTTLPDTAGTVIVGAGCVGCSAAYHLARLGREDVVVVDQGPLFETGGSTSHAPGLVFQTAGNRLMTRMASYTRELYEDLESFRTCGGIEVAYTEDRWNYLKRKRERGQAHGIEDGELLSPGEVAERVPQIDEGVIHGGYYVPTDGKAHAVDASATMAEQARSAGAEFYGETTVTDLETSDGGVEAVVTDRGRIAADEVLIATNIWGPLFGDMVDVDIPLVPCAHQYLVSDGLEALRGANREIEQPLLRHQDRSLYFRQHGESYGVGSYNHEPLLVDPEDIYGPEKLEDLGLEYPSLREFTAEHFYENTHPDHDQTAYDAACELVPELRDAEFESAINGMFCFTPDGMPILGPTESIDGLWWALAIWVTQSGGAGSIVAYWMEDGVPRLDGERVDATPAHLSRFQPHAGSREYTRGRGAQQYQEVYQLIHPREQPEVQRSLRRSPFYERQAELGAEFYDAGGWETPQWYETNESLLEEYDVPDRPDWLDRGWSKAQGVEHQAVRDRVAMVDMTTYTGIEVTGEGACEFLQSLLTNDVDVSPGRIRYAAMCNEDGGVLADVTAARLAADRYVLFTGGGNSATLHSRWVREHAPDDGSVSVTTRDSSLCGVGVFGPDARNVLSPLVEADLSNDAFPFYTARETHLESLPVTMLRLSYAGELGWELYAPMEYGARLWETIEDAGDEYGIVPMGWAALDSTSMEKGFRLWGTDVTPEYNPYEAGIGFAVDLETDFVGKDALVAARDEGIDRKIAPITLDEPGSLVDAGHPVLDPDTDGDEVLGYVARADYGYTIDAGIAYAYLPADVAEAGRAVEIRYENERHAATVRDGPLFDPDRERMLR; translated from the coding sequence ATGAGTACAGGGACCACACTTCCCGACACCGCGGGGACCGTCATCGTCGGCGCCGGTTGCGTCGGCTGTAGCGCCGCCTACCACCTGGCTCGTCTCGGTCGCGAGGACGTCGTCGTCGTCGACCAGGGGCCCCTGTTCGAGACCGGCGGTTCCACCTCGCACGCACCCGGGCTGGTGTTCCAGACGGCCGGAAACAGGCTGATGACCCGGATGGCATCGTACACGCGCGAGTTGTACGAGGACCTCGAGAGCTTCCGGACGTGTGGCGGCATCGAGGTCGCGTACACCGAGGACCGCTGGAACTACCTGAAACGAAAGCGCGAGCGGGGTCAGGCCCACGGTATCGAGGACGGCGAACTCCTCTCCCCCGGCGAGGTGGCCGAGCGCGTCCCACAGATCGACGAGGGAGTCATCCACGGCGGTTACTACGTCCCGACGGACGGCAAGGCCCACGCCGTCGACGCCTCGGCGACGATGGCCGAGCAGGCTCGCTCGGCGGGTGCCGAGTTCTACGGCGAGACGACCGTGACCGACCTCGAGACGAGCGACGGCGGGGTCGAGGCGGTCGTCACCGATCGCGGACGTATCGCGGCGGACGAGGTTCTCATCGCGACGAACATCTGGGGCCCGCTGTTCGGCGACATGGTCGACGTCGATATCCCGCTCGTTCCCTGCGCGCACCAGTATCTCGTCTCCGACGGTCTCGAGGCGCTTCGGGGCGCGAACCGCGAGATCGAACAGCCGCTGTTGCGCCACCAGGACCGATCGCTGTACTTCCGCCAGCACGGCGAATCCTACGGCGTCGGCTCGTACAACCACGAACCGCTGCTGGTCGACCCCGAGGACATCTACGGCCCGGAGAAACTCGAGGACCTGGGTCTGGAGTACCCGTCGCTGCGGGAGTTTACCGCGGAGCACTTCTACGAGAATACCCACCCGGATCACGACCAGACGGCCTACGACGCGGCCTGCGAACTCGTTCCCGAACTTCGGGACGCCGAGTTCGAGTCCGCGATCAACGGCATGTTCTGCTTTACTCCCGACGGGATGCCGATCCTGGGACCGACGGAATCGATCGACGGCCTCTGGTGGGCGCTAGCCATCTGGGTCACCCAGTCGGGCGGTGCCGGGAGTATCGTCGCTTACTGGATGGAAGACGGCGTTCCGCGACTCGACGGCGAGCGCGTCGACGCCACGCCGGCCCACCTCTCCCGGTTCCAGCCCCACGCCGGGTCGCGCGAGTATACCCGGGGTCGCGGCGCACAGCAGTACCAAGAAGTGTATCAGCTGATCCATCCGCGCGAACAGCCCGAAGTGCAGCGGTCGCTCCGCCGAAGCCCGTTCTACGAGCGCCAGGCCGAACTCGGTGCGGAGTTCTACGACGCCGGCGGCTGGGAGACGCCGCAGTGGTACGAGACCAACGAATCCCTGCTCGAGGAGTACGACGTTCCAGACAGGCCGGATTGGCTCGATCGGGGCTGGTCGAAGGCCCAGGGCGTCGAGCACCAGGCCGTCCGCGACCGCGTCGCGATGGTCGACATGACCACCTACACCGGGATCGAGGTGACGGGCGAGGGGGCCTGCGAGTTCCTCCAGAGCCTCCTGACGAACGACGTCGACGTCTCACCGGGCCGGATTCGCTACGCCGCGATGTGCAACGAGGACGGCGGCGTCCTCGCGGACGTGACGGCCGCCCGACTCGCGGCCGATCGGTACGTGCTGTTCACGGGCGGCGGCAACTCCGCGACCCTGCACTCCCGGTGGGTCCGCGAGCACGCGCCCGACGACGGCTCCGTGTCAGTGACGACCCGCGACTCGAGTCTCTGCGGCGTCGGCGTCTTCGGCCCCGACGCCCGCAACGTCCTGTCGCCGCTCGTCGAGGCCGATCTCTCGAACGACGCGTTCCCGTTCTACACCGCACGGGAGACCCACCTCGAGAGCCTTCCCGTCACGATGCTCCGGCTCTCCTACGCCGGCGAACTGGGCTGGGAACTCTACGCGCCGATGGAGTACGGCGCGCGGCTGTGGGAGACGATCGAAGACGCCGGGGACGAGTACGGCATCGTCCCGATGGGCTGGGCGGCCCTCGATTCGACGAGCATGGAGAAGGGGTTCCGGCTGTGGGGCACCGACGTCACTCCCGAGTACAATCCGTACGAGGCGGGCATCGGATTCGCGGTCGACCTCGAAACCGATTTCGTCGGCAAGGACGCGCTGGTCGCGGCGCGTGACGAGGGCATCGACCGAAAGATCGCTCCGATCACGCTCGACGAACCCGGGTCACTCGTCGACGCGGGCCACCCGGTGCTCGATCCGGACACCGACGGCGACGAGGTGCTCGGATACGTCGCTCGCGCGGACTACGGCTACACGATCGACGCGGGTATCGCCTACGCCTACCTGCCAGCCGACGTCGCCGAGGCGGGCCGTGCGGTCGAGATTCGCTACGAGAACGAGCGCCACGCCGCGACGGTACGGGACGGACCGCTGTTCGATCCCGACCGCGAACGAATGCTCCGGTGA
- the ilvA gene encoding threonine ammonia-lyase has protein sequence MSRESRTVEFADIEAARDRLDDESVVKHTPVERSTSLDELTGGEVHLKMEHLQWTGSFKTRGAYNKIAQCAADGGTERVVAASAGNHAQGVALAATKLGVDSTIVMPKGAPQAKVDATRSYGADVELVGTDFRDAMRHARGLVDDDATTFVHAYDDPAIVAGQGTLGLEMYEDLPEVDTIVVPIGGGGLISGIATAFAELSPETRVVGVQAAGAATVPESLQKGDPVSLESVTTIADGIATGGISRLTLSHIEEHVDEVVTVTDGEIARAILLLLERAKQVVEGAGAASVAAVISEELDVAGETVMPLLCGGNLDMTMLQTVLVHALSDREQLLRLRVRIDDQPGKMEEISGLIASHNANIQTVRHDRSAPELDVGEAHLLFQIETSGAGQSRAIIRSIRDHGYEVRHVNA, from the coding sequence ATGAGCCGGGAGTCAAGGACCGTCGAATTCGCCGATATCGAGGCCGCTCGCGATCGACTCGACGACGAGTCGGTCGTCAAGCACACGCCGGTCGAGCGAAGCACGTCCCTCGACGAGCTAACGGGGGGCGAGGTCCACCTCAAGATGGAACACCTGCAGTGGACCGGCTCGTTCAAGACCCGCGGCGCGTACAACAAGATCGCGCAGTGCGCGGCCGACGGCGGGACCGAGCGGGTCGTCGCGGCCAGCGCCGGCAACCACGCGCAGGGCGTCGCCCTCGCGGCGACGAAACTCGGCGTCGACTCGACGATCGTCATGCCGAAAGGGGCACCTCAGGCGAAAGTCGACGCGACTCGAAGCTACGGCGCCGACGTCGAACTCGTCGGGACCGACTTCCGGGACGCGATGCGCCACGCGCGCGGACTCGTCGACGACGACGCGACGACGTTCGTCCACGCCTACGACGACCCTGCGATCGTCGCCGGCCAGGGAACGCTCGGCCTCGAGATGTACGAGGACCTGCCCGAGGTGGACACGATCGTCGTCCCGATCGGCGGTGGCGGGCTCATCTCCGGCATCGCGACTGCCTTCGCCGAACTGTCGCCGGAGACGCGCGTCGTCGGCGTCCAGGCCGCGGGGGCGGCGACCGTTCCAGAGAGCCTGCAGAAGGGCGATCCGGTCTCCCTCGAGTCGGTGACGACGATCGCCGACGGCATCGCCACGGGCGGGATCTCCCGGTTGACGCTCTCGCACATCGAGGAGCACGTCGACGAGGTGGTGACGGTGACCGACGGCGAGATCGCCCGTGCGATCCTGTTGCTGCTCGAGCGGGCGAAACAGGTCGTCGAAGGGGCGGGTGCGGCCTCGGTCGCGGCCGTCATCAGCGAGGAACTGGACGTCGCGGGCGAGACGGTGATGCCGCTTCTGTGTGGCGGCAACCTCGATATGACGATGCTCCAGACGGTGCTCGTCCACGCGTTGAGCGATCGGGAGCAACTGTTGCGCTTGCGCGTTCGGATCGACGACCAGCCGGGAAAGATGGAGGAGATTTCGGGGCTCATCGCCAGCCACAACGCCAACATCCAGACCGTCCGTCACGATCGATCGGCGCCGGAACTCGACGTCGGTGAGGCCCATCTGCTCTTTCAGATCGAGACCAGCGGTGCGGGGCAGTCTCGAGCGATCATCCGATCGATACGCGATCACGGATACGAGGTCAGACACGTCAACGCGTGA